GGGGTAAAGGTCCACGGGGGTGTAGAAGCCCGTGTGGTCGCCAAAGGGGCCTTCCTCCACCAAGGGCTCCTCCGGGTCAATGTAGCCCTCGAGGACGAACTCCGCCTCCGCCGGCACCGGGAGGTCCACCGTGACCCCCCGGGCGAGCTCCAGGGGAGCCCCCCGGAGGAAGCCCGCCAGGTGGAACTCGCTCACCCCGGGCAGAGGAGGAAGGGGGGCGGTGGCGGCGTAGGTGAGGACCGGGTCCCCCCCAAGGGCCACGGCCACCTCCAGCTTTTTCCCCATTTTTTTGGCCTTCTCCAGGTGGCGCCGGCCCACCTTGTGGAGTTGCCAGTGCATGGCGGTGCTCCTTTGGTCCAGCACCTGCATGCGGTACATGCCGAGGTTGATCTCCCCCGTCTCCGGGTCCTTGGTGATGACGAGGGGCAGGGTGAGGAAGGGCCCCCCGTCCAGGGGCCAGCACTTGAGGACGGGGAGGCGGCTTAGGTCCACCGCTTCGCCCCGATAGACCACCTCCTGCACCGGGGCGCGGCGCACCCGCCTGGGGAAAAAGCCCCTGAGGAGGGGGAGCTTGGGGAGAAGCCCCATGAGGGCGGAAAGCCCCCCCTTGCCCGGGTTCAGGGCCAGGAGGGCCTCCACCTTCTTGGCCAGCGCGTCCAGGTCCTCCACCCCCAGGGCGAAGGCCGTGCGCTCCCGGGTGCCGAAGAGGCCGATGGCCACCGGAAAGTCCTTTTCCAAAACCCGCTCAAAGAGGAGGGCAGGGCCGCCTTGCTTCACCATCCGGTCGGCGATCTCGGTGATTTCCAGCTCGGCGCTCACCGGGACCCGGATGCGCTTAAGCTCGCCCCGGGCCTCCAGGGCTTCCAGGTAGGCCCTCAGGTTCCTGAACACGCCCCTAAGCTTACCCAAAGCCCCAAGGGGCCAAAAGGGGCCTAGACCTCCAACACCCGGTGCTCCAACCGGAAGGCTTCGGGGCTTCCGTGGACCAAGACCGCCTCCAGGCGCACGGGGAGGTCGTCCCGTCCGAGGAGGTAGCGGGCGCTTTGGAGGAGGCGGGAAAGCTTCCTAGGGGTGAGGGCCTCGAGGGGGGTGCCGAAGCGGTCCGTGCGCCGTTGCTTCACCTCCACCACCACGTAAACCCCATCCTTTTCCATAAAAAGGTCCACCTCCCCGAAGGGGGTGCGGCGGTTTTGCCCAAGGAGCCGGTAGCCCTTTTGCCGGAGGTGGGCCAAGGCCGCCTCCTCCGCCCACCGCCCCTTCACGGCGCCCACTCCTGGAAGAGGACCCCGTCCAGGTAGAGCCGGAAACGGGCCTCCCCTCGCACGGGGTAGGTGCCTTCAAGCCTAAGCCCCGCTTGGCCTATCCCCTCGTAGACCACCCGTTCCCCATTTCCGTCCAAAAGGACCAGGCGCACCTCCCGTCCCTCCGCTTCCGGCGGGAGGTCTAGGGCCAAGGAAACGCTCCTTTCCGCCCCAGGGGGAGGCGAAGGGGGCAGGAGCACCTCGCCCCGGACCGCTACCCGGAGGCGCACCCCGCTCCCTTCGGGCATGGGGGTGCCGGGGGCGGGTTCTTGGGCGATCACCGTGTCCTGGGGGGCGCCGGAGGGCACCTCCTCCACCTCCACCTTGAGCCCAGCGGCGTTGAGGAGGAAGAGGGCCTCCTTGCGGGAAAGCCCCACCAGGCGGGGCAAGGGCCAGGTGGGCCCGGAGGGGGCCCCCTGGGAGAGGAGGAGCCGCACCCCGCCCCCCGGGGCCAAGGGGGTGCCGGCCGGGGGGAAGGCGGCGAGGACCGTGCCTAGGGGTTCTGGGCTCGGGAGCTCCGCTATCCCCTCCACCCGGAAGCCGAGGGCCCTAAGCCTGGCCTCCGCCTCTTCCCGCCTAAGGCCCAAAAGCTCGGGTACCGGGTTCAGCCGCGCCTGGTTGAGGGTGAGGCGCACCGTCCGGCCGGCCCTTAAGCGGGTGCCGGGCGGGGGGTCTTGGGCCAGGACCACCTCCTTGGGCTTGGTGGGGTCGTTCCCCTCTTCCACCGCGAGCGTTAGCCCGGTGTCCTTCAGGAGGAGGAAGGCTTCCCGGGCGCTTTTGCCCACCAGGTCGGGGACGGTGTACTCGGGGGGGTTGAAGTAGCGGTAGAGGCCTTGGGAGAGGAGGAAAACCCCTAGGGCGAGGAGGAAGACCCCGGGGGCCACCCCCAGGAGGCGGGGCCTTCGCCCGGGCGTGAGGGAGGAAGCCTTTTTCCCCAGGGGCCAGGGGGCGAGGTAGGCGACGCCGTCTTCCGCCATGGCCAGGTGCTCCCGGCCGAAGCCCAAGGGGGCCAGGGCCTCCAGGGCCTTCTTGGGCGGGGCCTTGCGGGAAAGGGGCTTTTCCGGGAAGAAGGCGTAGTGGCGGCCGGGTTTGGCGGAGACGTGGGCCTCGAGGAGCCCCAGCTCCATGAGGCGCCTTAGGGCCGCCCGGTAGCGGTAAAAGCGCTCCTTGTCCTCGGGGGTCTTCACGTCAAAGAAAAAGACGAGCCCGCCCTCCACCCGGTAGAGGGTGATGCCCTCCCGGCTTTCCAAGGTTTCCAGCACCGGGTAGCGGTCGTCCAAGACCATGCGCCGCCGATTATACCCCCCACTTGTCCCCGCCCCGTATACTCTAAAGGGTTATGTGGGACGTGCTTGTGGTGGGCGGTGGACCTTCGGGCCTTTCTGCGGCCCTTTTCCTGGCCCGGGCGGGCCTGAAGACCTTGGTTCTGGATGGCGGGCGCTCCCAGGTCCTCCAGGTGAGCCAGGTGCCCAACTACCCTGGGCTTCTGGACGAGCCCTCGGGAGAAGAGCTCCTCGCCCGCTTGAGGGCCCACGCCGAGCGCTACGGGGCCGAGGTGCGCCGGGGGGTGGTGAAGGGGGTCAGGGACCTGGGCGGGGTGTTTGAGGTGGAGACGGAGGAGGGCGTGGTGGAGGCGGAAAGGCTTCTCCTTTGCACCCACAAAGACCCCACCCTCCCCTCCCTCCTGGGCCTTAACCGCAAGGGCACCTTCATTGACACCGACGAGGGGGGGCGCACCAGCTACCCCCGGGTCTACGCCGCCGGGGTGGCCCGGGGCAAGGTGCCGGGCCACGCCATCGTGAGCGCCGGGGACGGGGCCTACGTGGCGGTGCACCTCATCTCCGACCTGCGGGGCGAGCCCTACAAGGACCACGCCAAGTAGGGCCTTCCCTTTCTCATCCTTCCCCCGTAGGGTGGGGAAGGTATGCTCCGGCGCCTCCTCTCCCTCACCCGCCCCCTTTACTGGTACTACGAGCGCCGCCTCCTGAAGGAGGTGAAGGGGGGGCCCATGCCCCGGCACCTGGGCCTCATCCTGGACGGGAACCGCCGCTACGCCAAGGCCTTGGGGCTTTCCCCCACCAAGGGGCACGAGTTCGGGGTGCACAAGGCCTACGAGGTCCTGGAGTGGTGCCTGGAGATGGGCATCAGGACGGTTACCGTCTGGGTCTTCTCCACGGACAACTTCAACCGCCCCCCGGAGGAGGTGGAGGAGCTCATGCGCCTCTTCGTGCGGGAGGCGGAAAGGATGGCGGAGGACCACCGGATCCTGGAGCACCAGGTGCAGGTGCGGGTGATCGGGCGGCGGGAGGGGTTTTCCGAGGAGGTGCTCAGGGCCCTTGAGCGCCTGGAGGAAAGCACCCGCCACCACCAGGGCATGGTGCTCAACATCGCCATGGGCTACGGGGGGCGGGAAGAGATTGTGGATGCGGTGAAGAGGCTTCTCCTCGAGGCCGAGGAAAAGGGGCTTAGCCCGGGCCAGGTGGCGGCCTCCCTCACCCCCGAGGAGATCGCCCAAAGGCTTTACACCGCCGGGCTTCCCGACCCCGACTTCATCATCCGCACCTCGGGGGAGATAAGGCTTTCGGGGTTTTTGCTCTGGCAGTCCGCCTACTCCGAGTTCTACTTCGCCGATGTGCTCTGGCCGGAGTTTCGCAAGATTGACTTCCTGCGCGCCCTAAGGAGCTACCAGGCCCGGGAGCGCCGGTTCGGGCGTTGACAAAATGCGGGGCTTCGTATACCCTTACAGGCAAGATGCTGGCCCGTGCGAAAAAACTCGGCCGCCGGGGGGTAGGATAGCCCTCTAAGGGTACCTTATCCCCCGGCCCGAGTTCGGGCCGGTTTTCTTTTTAGGGAGGGGCGCATGCGGGAATGGAAGATTATAGACTCTACGCTTCGGGAAGGCGAGCAGTTTGAGCGGGCGAACTTTTCCACGGAGGACAAGATTGAGATCGCCAAGGCCCTGGACGAGTTCGGCGTGGAGTATATAGAGGTCACCACCCCCATGGCCTCCCCTCAGTCCCGCAAGGATGCGGAAGTCTTGGCCTCCTTGGGCCTAAAGGCCAAGGTGGTGACCCACATCCAAACCCGCCTGGATGCGGCCAAGGTGGCGGTGGAAACCGGGGTGCAAGGGATTGACCTCCTCTTCGGCACCAGCAAGTACCTACGGGCGGCCCACGGCCGGGACATCCCCCGCATCATTGAGGAGGCGCGGGAGGTGATCGGCTACATCCGGGAGCACGCCCCCCACGTGGAGGTGCGCTTCTCCGCCGAGGACACCTTCCGCTCGGACGAGCACGACCTCCTGGCGGTGTACGAGGCCATCGCCCCCTATGTGGACCGGGTGGGCTTGGCGGACACCGTGGGTGTGGCCACCCCGAGGCAGGTCTACGCCTTGGTGCGGGAGGTGCGGCGGGTGGTGGGGCCCAACGTGGACATAGAGTTCCACGGCCACAACGACACGGGTTGCGCCATCGCCAACGCCTACGAGGCCATTGAGGCGGGGGCCACCCACGTGGACACCACCATCCTGGGCATTGGGGAAAGGAACGGCATCACCCCCTTAGGCGGGTTCCTCGCCCGCATGTACACCCTGCAGCCCGAGTACGTGCGGCGGAAGTACAAGCTGGAGATGCTCCCCGAGCTAGACCGCATGGTGGCCAGGATGGTGGGGATAGAGATCCCCTTCAACAACTACATCACCGGGGAGACGGCCTTCAGCCACAAGGCAGGGATGCACCTCAAGGCCATCTACATCAACCCCGAGGCCTACGAGCCCTACCCCCCCGAGGTCTTTGGGGTCAAGCGCAAGCTCATCATCGCCTCCAAGCTCACGGGCCGGCACGCCATCAAGGCGCGGGCGGAGGAACTCGGCCTCCACTATGGGGAGGAGGAGCTTCACCGCATCACCCAGCACATCAAGGCCTTGGCGGACCGGGGGCAGCTCACCTTGGAGGAGCTAGACCGCATCCTCAGGGAGTGGATCACGGCATGAGCCTAAAGGCGGCGGAACTCTTCTTCGGTGAGGCCTATCTGTTGCAGGATTTTCTTAAAGGTTCCCTTGGGCAGCTCTCCGCTGTGGAAGGGTACCACCACCATACGCCCATCGGGATGCGTATAAAGGCGGTGGCTCCCTTTACCCATCCGTTCGGTAAAGCCCAGGCGTTTGAGCTTGCGAGCCACCTCCTCTGGCCTAGGCGGCATCCACGCTTACCTCGGCTACCTGGACATCGGCGGGCAGGGGTTGTCCCTCCGACCGGAGGAAGGTTAGAACCAGTTCCAGGGCTTCCTTGGCACGGGCCAAAGCCTCTTCGGGAGTTTGGCCGAAGGAATGCGCCTGGGGTAGGGCGGGGAACTCGGCGATCCAGTACCCTGGGCTTTCTGGGTCCTCGTAGACGAGGGCCGTGTACTTGGGCATACCCTCATTATAGGAGGTGGGCATGGGCTTAACCCTAGCGGAAAAGATCCTCTCCCACAAGGCAGGGCGCCAGGTACGGGCGGGGGAACTGGTGGTGGTGGAGGTGGACCAGGTGATGGTGGTGGACTCCATCGCCGGGAGCTTCTTCAAGCGCCTAGCGTACCTGGAAGCCACCCCCCGCTACCCCGAGCGGGTTTCCATCGTCATAGACCACGTGGCCCCTGCGGCCAACCTGGAGGTGGCCAAGGCCCAGAAGGAGATCCGGGAGTGGGGCAGGCGGCACGGCATCCGGGTCTTTGACGTGGGGCGGGGGGTGTGCCACCAGGTCCTCGTGGAGGAGGGCCTGGCCCAGCCCGGCTGGATCGTGGTGGGCTCGGACTCCCACTCCACCACCTACGGGGCTGTGGCGGCCTTCGGCACGGGCATGGGGGCCACGGACATCGCCCTTGCGGCGGCTTCGGGCCGCACCTGGCTAAAGGTGCCGGAGAGCGTCAAGGTGGTCTTCCGGGGAAAGCTTGCTAAAGGGGTCACGGCCAAGGACGCCGCCCTAGAGATGGTCCGCCTCCTCACCGCGGAAGGGGCCACCTACATGGCGGTGGAGATCCACCTGGTGGACGGGGCAGAAAGCCTTTCCCGTGGGGAGCGCATGACCCTGGCCAACCTCACGGTGGAGGCGGGGGCCAAGGCGGGCCTTGTGGTGCCGAGCGGGGAGATCCTGGAGATGTACCAGGTGCCCGAGTGGCTTTACCCCGACCCCGACGCCCAGTACGCCCGGGAGGTGGAGATTGACCTCTCCGCCCTCACCCCCAGGGTTTCCGTGCCCTTCTACGTGGACAACGTGCACGAGGTGGCGGCGGTGAAGGGGAAGCGGGTGGACCAGGTCTTCATCGGCACCTGCACCAACGGGCGCATAGAGGACCTGAGGGCGGCGGCGGAGGTGCTAAAGGGCAGGAAGGTGGCTCCTTGGGTGCGGCTCCTCGTGGTGCCCGCTTCCAGCCAGGTCCTGGAGGAGGCGGCCAAGGACGGCACCCTTCTCACCCTCCTCGAGGCCGGGGCCACCATCGGCACCCCGGGGTGCGGCCCCTGCATGGGGCGGCACATGGGGGTCCTGGCCCCCGGGGAGGTGTGCGTCTCCACCTCCAACCGCAACTTCCGCGGGCGCATGGGAGCCCCGGACGCCGAGATCTACCTGGCAAGCCCCCGGGTGGCGGCGGCGAGCGCCGTGGCCGGGTACCTCACCACCCCGGAGGAGCTGGAGGTGGCCCATGCCTAGGGTGTGGAAGTTCGGCGACCAGATCAACACGGACGATATCCTTCCCGGGAAGTACGCCCCCTTCATGGTGGGGGAGGACCGCTTCCACCAGTTTGCCTTCGCCCACCTAAGGCCCGGGTTCGCCCAGGAGGTCCGCCCGGGGGACATCCTGGTCTTCGGCCGGAACGCCGGGCTAGGCTCTAGCCGGGAGTACGCCCCCGAGGCCCTCAAGCGCCTGGGGATACGGGCGATCATCGCCAAGAGCTACGCCCGCATCTTCTTCCGCAACCTGGTGAACCTGGGCATCGTTCCCTTTGAATCGGAGGAGGTGGTGGATGCGCTAGAGGACGGCGACGAGGTGGACCTGGACCTGGAAAGGGGGGTTTTGCGGAAGGGCGACCAGAGCTTCGCCCTCCGTCCCCCGCCCCCGTTCCTCCTGGAGGCGCTCAAGGAGGGTTCGCTCCTGGACTACTACAAGAAGCACGGGCGCTTCCCGGGGGAGTAAACTTTGGGCATGGAGGACCTAGAGATCGTCTGTCCGGTGTGCGGCGAGGCCAGCGTGGTGTTGGCCGAGGACCTGGAGACCCTCGAGGTGGGGGACGTCCTGGAGTGCGAGGCCTGCGGGGCCTTCTTGGAGGTGGTTTCCCTGGACCCCTTGGAGGTGGAGGTGACGGAGGAGGGCCTGGAAGGCTTCTTCGTGGACTGCCCCCGTTGCGGCTACACCTTTGAGGTGTCCGAGGAGGACCAGGGCCAAGAGGTGCAGTGCCCCGAGTGCGGCTTTGGCTTTGTCCCCGACTGGAGCGAGGTGGAAGAGGAGGACGAGGAATGGTAGCTACTTGTCCCGAGTGCGGTGCGGAGATTCGCCTGGAGAACCCGGAGCTTGGCGAGCTTTTGGTTTGCGAGGACTGCGGGGCGGAGCTGGAGGTGGTGGGGCTAGACCCCTTGCGCCTGGAGCCCGCCCCCGAGGAGGCGGAGGACTGGGGCGAGTGAGGCCCTGAGGACCTAGGGGAAGGCTTCCTGGCCTTCCCCCTTTTCTGAACCATGCTGGCCATCCTGTACGACCGCATTCGCCCCGACGAGAAGATGCTCTTTGAAAGGGCCGAGGCCCTGGGCATTCCCTACAAGAAGGTCTACGTTCCCGCCCTGCCCATGGTCCTGGGGGAAAGGCCCAAGGAGCTGGAGGGGGTCACGGCGGCCCTGGAGCGGTGCGTGAGCCAAAGCCGGGGCCTGGCCGTGGCCCGTTACCTTACCGCCCTGGGCATCCCCGTGGTGAACCGGCCCGAGGTGATGGAAACCTGCGGGGACAAGTGGGCCACCAGCGTGGCCCTGGCCCGCGCCGGGGTGCCCCAGCCCAGGACCGCCCTCCTCACGGACACCGAAGAGGCCTTAAAGCTCATGGAGGCCTGGGGCTACCCCGTAGTCCTCAAGCCCGTCATCGGGAGCTGGGGCCGGCTCCTCGCTAAGATTACGGACCGGGAGGCGGCGGAGGCCATTTTGGAGCACAAGGAGGTCCTGGGGGGCTTCCAGCACCAACTCCTCTACCTGCAGGAGTACGTGCGGAAGCCCGGACGGGACATCCGGGTCTTCGTGGTGGGGGAGAGGGCCATCGCCGCCATCTACCGCAAAAGCCCCCACTGGATCACCAACACCGCCCGGGGCGGCCAGGCGGAGAACTGCCCCCTCACCGAGGAAATCGCGGAGCTTTCCGTGCGGGCGGCCGAGGCTGTGGGGGGCGGGGTGGTGGCCATTGACCTCTTTGAGTCCGAGCGGGGGCTTTTGGTGAACGAGGTGAACCACACCATGGAGTTCAAGAACTCCGTGCACACCACGGGGGTGGACATCCCCGGGGAGATCCTGCGCTACGCCTGGGAGGTGGCCCGTGGATAGGAAGACCGTTTCCATCGTGGGGGCCTCGGGGTACGCCGGAGGGGAGTTTTTGCGCCTGGCCCTTTCCCACCCCTACCTGGAGGTGAAGCAGGTGACCTCGAGGCGCTTCGCCGGCGAGCCCGTGCACTTCGTCCACCCCAACCTCAGGGGGAGAACGAACCTCAAGTTCATCCCCCCGGAGAAGCTGGAGCCCGCCGACATCCTGGTCCTGGCCCTGCCCCACGGGGTCTTGGCCCGGGAGTTTGACCGCTACGCCGCCCTGGCCCCCATCCTCATAGACCTCTCCGCCGACTTCCGGCTTAAGGACCCGGAGCTCTACCGCAGGTACTACGGGGAGCACCCCCGGCCCGACCTCCTGGGGCGCTTCGTCTACGCCGTGCCCGAGCTTTACCGGGAGGCCCTTAAGGAGGCGGACTGGATGGCCGGGGCCGGGTGCAACGCCACCGCCACCCTGCTCGGCCTCTACCCCCTCTTGAAGGGCGGGGTGCTCAAGCCCACCCCCATCTTCGTGACCCTCCTCATCTCCACCTCCGCCGCCGGGGCCGAGGCCACCCCGGCGAGCCATCACCCGGAGCGGGCGGGGTCCATCCGGGTTTACAAGCCCACAGGCCACCGCCACACCGCCGAGGTGGTGGAAAACCTCCCGGGCCGCCCCGAGGTCCACCTCACCGCCATCGCCACCGACCGGGTTCGGGGCATCCTCATGACCGCCCAGTGCTTCCTGCAGGACGGCTGGAGCGAAAGGGACGTGTGGCAGGCCTACCGCGAGGCCTACGGGGCCGAGCCTTTCGTCCGCCTAGTGAAGCAGAAAAAGGGCGTCCACCGCTACCCCGACCCCCGCTTCGTCCAGGGCACCAACTACGCCGACATCGGCTTTGAGCTGGAGGAGGACACGGGCAGGCTGGTGGTCATGACGGCCATTGACAACCTGGTGAAGGGCACCGCCGGCCACGCCCTCCAGGCCCTCAACATCCGCATGGGCTGGCCGGAGACCCTGGGCCTGGACTTCCCCGGGCTCCACCCTTAAGGAGGCGCCATGATCGTGGTCAAGGTGGGCGGTGCCGAGGGCATCAACTACGAGGCGGTGGCCAAGGATGCGGCCTCCCTCTGGCGGGAGGGCGTGCGGCTCATCCTGGTCCATGGGGGGAGCAGCGAGACCAACAAGGTGGCGGAGGCCTTGGGCCACCCGCCCCGCTTCCTCACCCACCCCGGGGGGCAGGTGAGCCGCCTCACGGACCGCAGGACCCTGGAGATCTTTGAGATGGTCTACTGCGGCCTGGTGAACAAGCGCCTGGTGGAGCTTTTGCAACGGGAAGGGGCGAACGCCATTGGGCTTTCCGGTTTGGACGGGAGGCTTTTTGTGGGCCGCAGGAAGACCGCGGTGAAGTACGTGGAAGACGGCAAAATCAAAATCCACCGCGGGGACTACACGGGCACGGTGGAGGAGGTGAACCGGGCCCTTCTGGACCTCCTTCTGGGGGCGGGCTACCTTCCCGTGCTCACCCCACCCGCCCTAAGCTACGAGAACGAGGCCATCAACACGGACGGGGACCAGATCGCCGCCCTCCTCGCCACCACCTACCAGGCGGAGGCCTTGGTGTACCTCTCCAACGTGCCGGGGCTTCTCGCCCGCTACCCCGACGAGGGGAGCCTGGTGCGGGAAATCCCCGTGGACCGGGTGGAGGACCCCGAGTACCTGGCCCTGGCCCAGGGGCGGATGAAGCGCAAGGTCATGGGGGCGGTGGAGGCGGTGCGGGGCGGGGTGAAGCGGGTGGTCTTCGCCGACGCCCGGGTGGAAAACCCCATCCGGCGCGCCCTGGCCGGGGAAGGCACCGTGGTACGCTAGGCCCATGGCGCGCTTTGCCCTGGTCCTCCACGGCCACCTTCCCTACGTGCGGGCCCACGGGATGTGGCCCTTTGGGGAGGAGACCCTCTACGAGGCCATGGCCGAAACCTACCTGCCCCTTCTTCGGGCCTTGGAAAGGCTTTGGCAGGAAGGGGTGGAGGCCCGCTTTACCCTGGGCATCACGCCCATTCTGGCGGAGCAACTGGCGGACGCCCGCATCCGGGAAGGCTTTGTCGCCTACGCCCGCGACCGCCTGGAAAGGGCCCAAGGGGACTACCTCCGCTACCAGGGCACGGATCTGGAGAAAAGCGCCCGCCACCAGGTGGGGTTTTGGGAGCTAACCCTAGACCACTTCCATGCCCTTTCCGGGGAGATCCTCCCCGCCTTCCGCCGGGCCCAGGACCGGGGCCAGGTGGAGCTCATCACCTCCAACGCCACCCACGGCTACTCGCCCCTTTTGGGCTACGACGAGGCCCTTTGGGCCCAGATCAAGACCGGGGTGGCCACCCACCGCCGCCACTTCGCCCAGCACCCCACGGGGTTTTGGCTGCCCGAGATGGCCTACCGCCCCAAAGGGTTTTGGAAGCCCCCGGTGGAGGGTCCCCCGGAGGGGCTCAGGGCCGGGGTGAACGAGCTTTTGATGCGGGCTGGGATCCGCTACACCTTTGTGGACGCCCACCTGGTGCAAGGGGGAAGGCCCCTTGCCCCATACGGAGAGGCTAGCGCAGGGCCGGTGGAGAGCGGGGAAGCCACCTTTTACGTGCACGAGCTGGAGTCGGGGCTTAGGGTGCTCGCCCGCAACCAGGAGACGGCCCTGCAGGTCTGGAGCGCCGACTATGGCTACCCCGGGGAGGGGCTATACCGGGAGTTCCACCGCAAGGACCCCCTGTCCGGCCTCCACCACTGGCGGGTGACCCACCGCAAGGCGGACCTCGCCGCCAAAGCCCCCTATGACCCCGAGGCGGCCTTCGCCAAGGTGCGGGAGCATGCGGCCCACTTCGTGGGCCTGGTGGGGCGGCTTGCCCAGGGGCACCCGGAAGGGGTGATCCTCGCTCCCTACGACGCCGAGCTTTTCGGCCACTGGTGGTACGAGGGGGTGGCGTGGCTGGAGGAGGTGCTTCGCCTTCTGGCCCGGGAAGAAGGGGTGAAGGCGGTGACGGCCAAGGAGGCGGTCCAGGGGCCTGCCCTCCGCACCGCCTTGCCCGAGGGGTCCTGGGGCCGGGGTGGGGACCACCGGGTCTGGCTCAACGGGGCCACCTTGGACTACTGGCGGCAGGTGTACCGGGCGGAGGGGGCCATGCGGGAGGCGGTGCGGCGCGGGGTTTTGCCCCCAAAGGTCCTGCAGCAGGCCATGCGGGAGCTCCTCCTCCTGGAGGCCTCCGACTGGCCCTTCCTCATAGACACCGGCCAGGCCCGGGAGTACGCGGAGGAGCGGTATAAGGCCCATGCGGAGCGGTTCTTCCGCCTCCTCCAGGGGGTTTCCCCGGAGGAGCTTAAGGCCTTGGAGGAAGAGGACAACCCCTTCCCCGAGGCCGAGTATCGGCTTTACCTGGGCCTCGAGGGGTAGGATAAGGCCGTGGTCCGGCATGCCATCGTGCAGTTCCGGCCGGAAAAGGGGCGGATCCGGGAGAGCCTTGGCCGTCTGGCCGAAGCCCTCCGCCTCCTAAAGCCCCACGCCCCTGAGGTGGTGGTCCTGCCCGAGGCCGCCCTCACGGGGTACTTCCTGCAAGGGGGGGTGCGGGAGCTCGCCCTCACCCGGTACGAGCTATTGGAACTCCTCTCCCAGGTGTACAAGGAGGTGGGGTGGGAGGGGCTTTTGGACGTGGTGGTGGGGTTTTACGAGCGGGACGAGGGGGCTTACTACAACAGCGCCGCCTACCTAGAGCTTCCCCACCGGGTGGTCCACGTGCACCGCAAGGTCTTCCTCCCCACCTACGGGGTTTTTGACGAGGAGCGCTACCTGGCCCGGGGCCGGCGGGTGGAGGCCTTCAACACCCGCTTCGGCCGGGCGGCCATCCTCATCTGCGAGGACTTTTGGCACTCCGTCACCGCCACCATCGCCGCCTTGGACGGGGCGGAGGTCATCTACGTGCCGGCGGCGAGCCCGGCCCGGGGCTTCCAAGGGGAGCGGCCGGAGAACGTGGCCCGCTGGCGGACCCTGGCCCAGGCGGTGGCGGCGGAGCACGGGGTGTACGTGGTCCTGGCGAGCCTGGTGGGGTTTGAGGCGGGGAAGGGGATGAGCGGGGGGAGCTTGGTGGCGGGCCCGGAGGGGCGGATCCTGGCCGAGGCCCCCCTTTTTGAGGAGGCGGCCCTCCTCTTTGCCCTGGACCGGGAGCGGATCCCCCCGGTGCGCTACGA
The window above is part of the Thermus hydrothermalis genome. Proteins encoded here:
- a CDS encoding YraN family protein, whose amino-acid sequence is MGAVKGRWAEEAALAHLRQKGYRLLGQNRRTPFGEVDLFMEKDGVYVVVEVKQRRTDRFGTPLEALTPRKLSRLLQSARYLLGRDDLPVRLEAVLVHGSPEAFRLEHRVLEV
- a CDS encoding PASTA domain-containing protein: MVLDDRYPVLETLESREGITLYRVEGGLVFFFDVKTPEDKERFYRYRAALRRLMELGLLEAHVSAKPGRHYAFFPEKPLSRKAPPKKALEALAPLGFGREHLAMAEDGVAYLAPWPLGKKASSLTPGRRPRLLGVAPGVFLLALGVFLLSQGLYRYFNPPEYTVPDLVGKSAREAFLLLKDTGLTLAVEEGNDPTKPKEVVLAQDPPPGTRLRAGRTVRLTLNQARLNPVPELLGLRREEAEARLRALGFRVEGIAELPSPEPLGTVLAAFPPAGTPLAPGGGVRLLLSQGAPSGPTWPLPRLVGLSRKEALFLLNAAGLKVEVEEVPSGAPQDTVIAQEPAPGTPMPEGSGVRLRVAVRGEVLLPPSPPPGAERSVSLALDLPPEAEGREVRLVLLDGNGERVVYEGIGQAGLRLEGTYPVRGEARFRLYLDGVLFQEWAP
- a CDS encoding FAD-dependent oxidoreductase, translating into MWDVLVVGGGPSGLSAALFLARAGLKTLVLDGGRSQVLQVSQVPNYPGLLDEPSGEELLARLRAHAERYGAEVRRGVVKGVRDLGGVFEVETEEGVVEAERLLLCTHKDPTLPSLLGLNRKGTFIDTDEGGRTSYPRVYAAGVARGKVPGHAIVSAGDGAYVAVHLISDLRGEPYKDHAK
- a CDS encoding isoprenyl transferase, whose amino-acid sequence is MLRRLLSLTRPLYWYYERRLLKEVKGGPMPRHLGLILDGNRRYAKALGLSPTKGHEFGVHKAYEVLEWCLEMGIRTVTVWVFSTDNFNRPPEEVEELMRLFVREAERMAEDHRILEHQVQVRVIGRREGFSEEVLRALERLEESTRHHQGMVLNIAMGYGGREEIVDAVKRLLLEAEEKGLSPGQVAASLTPEEIAQRLYTAGLPDPDFIIRTSGEIRLSGFLLWQSAYSEFYFADVLWPEFRKIDFLRALRSYQARERRFGR
- the lysS gene encoding homocitrate synthase, with product MREWKIIDSTLREGEQFERANFSTEDKIEIAKALDEFGVEYIEVTTPMASPQSRKDAEVLASLGLKAKVVTHIQTRLDAAKVAVETGVQGIDLLFGTSKYLRAAHGRDIPRIIEEAREVIGYIREHAPHVEVRFSAEDTFRSDEHDLLAVYEAIAPYVDRVGLADTVGVATPRQVYALVREVRRVVGPNVDIEFHGHNDTGCAIANAYEAIEAGATHVDTTILGIGERNGITPLGGFLARMYTLQPEYVRRKYKLEMLPELDRMVARMVGIEIPFNNYITGETAFSHKAGMHLKAIYINPEAYEPYPPEVFGVKRKLIIASKLTGRHAIKARAEELGLHYGEEELHRITQHIKALADRGQLTLEELDRILREWITA
- a CDS encoding type II toxin-antitoxin system HicA family toxin encodes the protein MPPRPEEVARKLKRLGFTERMGKGSHRLYTHPDGRMVVVPFHSGELPKGTFKKILQQIGLTEEEFRRL
- a CDS encoding type II toxin-antitoxin system HicB family antitoxin is translated as MPKYTALVYEDPESPGYWIAEFPALPQAHSFGQTPEEALARAKEALELVLTFLRSEGQPLPADVQVAEVSVDAA
- a CDS encoding 3-isopropylmalate dehydratase large subunit, whose amino-acid sequence is MGLTLAEKILSHKAGRQVRAGELVVVEVDQVMVVDSIAGSFFKRLAYLEATPRYPERVSIVIDHVAPAANLEVAKAQKEIREWGRRHGIRVFDVGRGVCHQVLVEEGLAQPGWIVVGSDSHSTTYGAVAAFGTGMGATDIALAAASGRTWLKVPESVKVVFRGKLAKGVTAKDAALEMVRLLTAEGATYMAVEIHLVDGAESLSRGERMTLANLTVEAGAKAGLVVPSGEILEMYQVPEWLYPDPDAQYAREVEIDLSALTPRVSVPFYVDNVHEVAAVKGKRVDQVFIGTCTNGRIEDLRAAAEVLKGRKVAPWVRLLVVPASSQVLEEAAKDGTLLTLLEAGATIGTPGCGPCMGRHMGVLAPGEVCVSTSNRNFRGRMGAPDAEIYLASPRVAAASAVAGYLTTPEELEVAHA
- a CDS encoding homoaconitate hydratase (catalyzes the formation of homoisocitrate from cis-homoaconitate) produces the protein MPRVWKFGDQINTDDILPGKYAPFMVGEDRFHQFAFAHLRPGFAQEVRPGDILVFGRNAGLGSSREYAPEALKRLGIRAIIAKSYARIFFRNLVNLGIVPFESEEVVDALEDGDEVDLDLERGVLRKGDQSFALRPPPPFLLEALKEGSLLDYYKKHGRFPGE
- a CDS encoding paraquat-inducible protein A, which encodes MEDLEIVCPVCGEASVVLAEDLETLEVGDVLECEACGAFLEVVSLDPLEVEVTEEGLEGFFVDCPRCGYTFEVSEEDQGQEVQCPECGFGFVPDWSEVEEEDEEW
- the lysW gene encoding lysine biosynthesis protein LysW, giving the protein MVATCPECGAEIRLENPELGELLVCEDCGAELEVVGLDPLRLEPAPEEAEDWGE